In a single window of the Eshraghiella crossota genome:
- a CDS encoding MBOAT family O-acyltransferase, which yields MVFSSAVFLFLFLPVVILLHTVIKNNKIRNGLLIAASLIFYAYGEPVYVALLIGSVAVNYVFGRILSVRKSKALLAASIVINIGLLVVFKYTGFIVQIINFIPVCNFKVPDITMPIGISFYTFQAISYIVDVYRKEEREDVGFFDVLLYISLFPQLIAGPIVKFNSIKDSIKSRNVTLDGLAHGIRKFIIGLSKKMLLANSFAYVADSVFSMNTSAIDMRLAWLGAVCYTLQIFFDFSGYSDMALGLGSMMGFDFPQNFNYPYTACSVRDFWRRWHMSLTSWFREYLYIPLGGNRRGPGRKILNTMIVFICTGIWHGANFTFLIWGILHGVFMCIETIVTKDKKDAGKHFNALAYIYTMLVVIIGFVIFRADSTGYAFSYIGRMFSFTSLSSSFTVFMGFLTPVFIVTAIAGIIACTPVVPYISAAVKDRKLWTFLNGLSYVAVGAILVLCIMGLAADSYNPFIYFRF from the coding sequence ATGGTATTCAGTTCGGCAGTTTTTTTGTTTTTGTTTTTGCCGGTTGTAATTTTACTTCATACAGTTATTAAAAATAATAAAATAAGAAACGGGCTGTTGATTGCTGCCAGTCTTATTTTTTATGCTTACGGTGAACCTGTTTACGTTGCCCTGTTAATAGGTTCAGTAGCTGTTAATTATGTATTTGGGCGTATCCTTTCCGTAAGAAAAAGCAAGGCATTACTAGCCGCCTCGATTGTCATCAATATCGGACTGCTTGTTGTTTTTAAATATACTGGATTTATAGTGCAGATAATCAATTTTATTCCGGTATGTAATTTTAAGGTGCCGGATATTACTATGCCTATAGGAATTTCATTTTATACTTTTCAGGCAATATCTTATATTGTAGATGTATATCGTAAAGAGGAACGTGAGGACGTTGGTTTCTTTGATGTACTTCTATATATATCCCTTTTTCCGCAGCTTATCGCAGGTCCCATTGTCAAGTTTAATTCAATTAAAGATAGTATTAAGTCAAGAAATGTAACTCTCGACGGACTTGCTCACGGAATCAGGAAGTTTATAATAGGGCTGTCAAAGAAGATGTTACTTGCAAATTCTTTTGCCTACGTTGCAGACAGTGTTTTTTCAATGAATACATCGGCAATAGATATGAGGCTTGCGTGGCTTGGAGCAGTCTGTTATACTCTTCAGATTTTCTTTGATTTTTCGGGATATTCCGATATGGCACTGGGACTTGGAAGCATGATGGGATTTGATTTCCCACAGAACTTTAATTATCCGTATACTGCCTGCTCTGTAAGGGATTTCTGGAGAAGATGGCATATGTCACTGACATCATGGTTCAGGGAATATCTCTACATCCCTCTTGGGGGCAACCGCAGGGGACCGGGCAGAAAAATACTTAACACAATGATAGTATTTATATGTACGGGAATATGGCATGGCGCTAACTTTACTTTCCTTATCTGGGGAATATTACATGGCGTTTTTATGTGTATTGAAACCATTGTTACCAAAGACAAAAAGGATGCCGGTAAGCATTTTAATGCATTGGCATATATTTATACAATGCTTGTTGTTATAATCGGATTTGTTATATTCAGGGCAGACAGTACAGGATATGCGTTTTCATATATAGGAAGAATGTTCTCATTTACGTCACTTTCTTCATCATTTACGGTATTTATGGGATTTCTGACCCCTGTATTTATTGTTACAGCAATAGCAGGCATTATTGCCTGTACCCCGGTTGTGCCATATATATCAGCAGCCGTAAAGGACAGAAAACTATGGACATTTCTTAATGGATTATCATATGTTGCAGTTGGTGCCATTCTTGTATTATGTATAATGGGACTGGCAGCAGATTCATATAATCCGTTTATCTATTTCAGATTTTAA
- a CDS encoding alginate O-acetyltransferase AlgX-related protein has product MKVKKILKTIYVVGIFGLLIAIGIKTFVGKSNSPAKEEKVKFKPSSYTSFCNEFDKYFSANFGFRSRFISMNNIVKYNVFKQSGEDNVIAGRDGWLFYNSALHDYIGEDVLSDEEIIKIADYVEAISEKCEKAGKKFVFVIAPNKMEIYGEYMPYYYVENCPDGNYEKLIKELSSRKVAYTDLKKLFKEDNTYPGVELYHKLDSHWNNLGASLAYMEIMDKAGINATDYRNIPYSEALDFNGDLYDMLFPEGRKKDIQYYFENTENFDYTSRFMGVDDLIITTENADKTGSALLYRDSFGNALYKFFSDDFKNVTVSRAVPYDMSSVGDYDVIVVEIVERNIKNLLEYSEQ; this is encoded by the coding sequence ATGAAAGTAAAAAAAATACTGAAAACAATATATGTTGTGGGAATATTCGGATTGCTTATCGCAATCGGGATTAAGACATTTGTGGGAAAAAGCAACAGCCCGGCAAAAGAGGAGAAAGTTAAATTTAAACCATCGTCTTATACTTCCTTCTGTAATGAGTTTGATAAGTATTTTTCTGCAAATTTCGGCTTCCGGAGCAGATTTATTAGTATGAATAATATTGTAAAATATAATGTTTTTAAACAATCCGGAGAAGATAATGTAATAGCAGGCAGGGATGGGTGGCTGTTTTATAACAGTGCACTTCATGATTATATAGGAGAGGATGTTCTTTCTGATGAGGAAATTATAAAAATTGCGGATTATGTGGAAGCAATATCAGAAAAGTGCGAAAAAGCAGGCAAAAAATTTGTTTTTGTAATAGCACCTAATAAGATGGAAATATACGGAGAATATATGCCATATTATTATGTAGAGAATTGTCCGGATGGTAATTACGAGAAACTTATAAAGGAATTATCGTCAAGGAAAGTTGCATATACTGACCTTAAGAAATTATTTAAAGAGGATAACACATATCCCGGAGTGGAGCTGTACCATAAATTGGACTCACATTGGAACAATCTCGGCGCATCGCTGGCATATATGGAAATTATGGATAAGGCGGGTATAAATGCAACGGATTACAGAAATATACCATATAGCGAAGCCTTGGATTTTAACGGAGATTTATACGATATGCTGTTTCCGGAAGGCAGAAAGAAGGACATACAGTATTATTTTGAAAATACAGAGAATTTTGATTACACATCAAGATTTATGGGTGTGGATGATTTAATTATTACAACAGAAAATGCTGACAAAACAGGGAGTGCTCTTTTATACAGGGATTCATTCGGTAACGCACTTTATAAATTCTTTTCGGATGACTTCAAAAATGTAACTGTTTCAAGGGCTGTACCGTATGATATGTCATCTGTTGGGGACTATGATGTAATTGTAGTGGAAATTGTTGAGAGAAATATCAAAAATCTTCTTGAATACAGTGAGCAGTAA
- a CDS encoding pentapeptide repeat-containing protein, with protein sequence MDRFAHKKRIYRNRLAFRFCGYRGCRLRSCRFRGCRFRGCRFRGCCFRSIRHRLINGC encoded by the coding sequence ATTGACAGGTTCGCTCATAAGAAGCGAATATACCGTAACCGGCTTGCTTTCAGGTTCTGTGGGTACCGGGGTTGTCGGCTCCGGAGTTGCAGGTTCCGGGGTTGCAGGTTCCGGGGTTGCAGGTTCCGGGGTTGTTGTTTCCGGAGTATCAGACACCGGCTCATCAATGGTTGTTGA
- a CDS encoding transglutaminase-like domain-containing protein yields MSEPVNPKKSGYSELDGLIDKLFSEILTEDMNNYAKVWTCYLYLVDKITYNRGMDANTGAYSSSDVNTTPKEVLWATDLLNSGQGCCYNYSAAFMFIMRALGYDAHLVTGNVPSYGGGVTPHCWLYVNLNGTRYSFDPDLDMNFYKRGENEEKSIWFGRRLDDLGYFYKAETYHEI; encoded by the coding sequence ATGAGCGAACCTGTCAATCCTAAGAAATCAGGTTATTCTGAGCTTGATGGTCTGATAGATAAGTTATTTTCTGAAATTCTTACAGAAGACATGAATAACTATGCAAAGGTATGGACCTGTTATCTTTATCTTGTAGACAAAATTACATATAACAGAGGAATGGATGCTAATACAGGGGCTTATTCATCTTCTGATGTTAATACAACGCCAAAGGAAGTGCTGTGGGCAACTGACCTCCTTAATTCGGGGCAGGGTTGTTGTTATAATTACTCGGCTGCGTTTATGTTTATTATGAGAGCACTGGGTTATGATGCACACCTTGTAACAGGTAACGTTCCGTCTTATGGCGGAGGAGTTACGCCGCATTGCTGGCTTTATGTAAATCTTAACGGAACCAGATATTCATTTGATCCTGATCTTGATATGAATTTTTATAAAAGAGGAGAAAATGAAGAAAAGAGTATATGGTTTGGCAGAAGATTAGATGATCTCGGATATTTTTATAAAGCTGAGACCTATCATGAAATATAA
- the proS gene encoding proline--tRNA ligase: MAEDKKFVEAITSMDVDFAQWYTDVVKKAELMGYSSVKGCMIFKPAGYAIWENIKAELDKRFKETGVENVYMPMFIPESLLQREKDHVEGFAPEVAWVTYGGLNPLQERMCVRPTSETLFCDFYKDEIQSYRDLPKVYNQWCSVVRWEKETRPFLRSREFLWQEGHTAHATAEEAEARTQQMLNLYADFCEDFLAIPVVRGRKTDKEKFAGAEATYTIEALMHDGKALQSGTSHNFGDGFAKAFGIQYTDKDNKLKYVHQTSWGMTTRLIGALIMVHGDDSGLVLPPRVAPVQVDIIPVMQKKAGVLEKAAEVKEKLIKAGLRVKVDDSDKNPGWKFSEQEMRGIPVRIEMGPRDIEANQAVIVRRDTREKTVVSIDELDVKVKEILDTMQVEMLERARKHRDTHTYVATDYEEFKQTVANKPGFVKAMWCGNEECENKIKEDTTATSRCMPFNQEKLSDVCVCCGKPATKMVYWGKAY, encoded by the coding sequence ATGGCAGAGGATAAGAAATTTGTAGAGGCAATTACATCAATGGATGTGGATTTTGCCCAGTGGTATACAGATGTAGTTAAAAAGGCAGAGTTAATGGGATATTCCAGTGTAAAGGGATGTATGATTTTTAAACCTGCCGGATATGCAATATGGGAAAATATAAAGGCAGAACTTGATAAAAGATTTAAAGAAACAGGCGTTGAAAACGTATATATGCCAATGTTTATTCCTGAAAGCCTTTTACAGAGGGAAAAAGACCATGTAGAAGGATTTGCTCCTGAAGTAGCATGGGTAACATACGGAGGACTTAATCCTCTTCAGGAAAGAATGTGTGTAAGACCTACATCTGAGACACTTTTCTGTGATTTCTATAAGGATGAGATTCAGTCATACAGAGATTTACCAAAAGTATATAACCAGTGGTGTTCTGTTGTAAGATGGGAAAAAGAGACAAGACCATTTTTACGTTCAAGAGAATTCCTGTGGCAGGAAGGACATACAGCCCATGCAACAGCAGAAGAAGCAGAAGCAAGAACACAGCAGATGCTTAACTTATATGCTGATTTCTGTGAGGATTTTCTTGCAATTCCTGTTGTCAGAGGACGTAAGACAGATAAAGAAAAATTTGCCGGAGCGGAAGCAACATATACTATTGAAGCACTCATGCATGACGGAAAAGCATTGCAGTCAGGAACGAGCCATAACTTTGGTGACGGTTTTGCCAAGGCTTTCGGAATCCAGTACACAGATAAGGACAATAAGTTGAAATATGTTCACCAGACATCCTGGGGAATGACCACCAGACTTATCGGTGCGCTTATTATGGTTCACGGTGATGATTCAGGACTTGTACTTCCTCCAAGAGTAGCACCTGTACAGGTTGATATTATCCCCGTTATGCAGAAAAAGGCAGGAGTTCTTGAAAAAGCAGCGGAAGTTAAAGAAAAACTTATTAAAGCAGGATTAAGAGTTAAAGTTGATGACAGCGACAAGAATCCGGGCTGGAAGTTCTCTGAACAGGAGATGAGAGGAATTCCTGTAAGAATAGAAATGGGACCTAGGGATATTGAAGCCAATCAGGCAGTTATTGTACGAAGAGATACAAGAGAAAAGACAGTTGTGTCAATAGACGAGCTTGATGTTAAGGTTAAAGAAATTCTTGATACAATGCAGGTTGAAATGCTTGAAAGAGCAAGAAAACACAGAGACACACATACCTATGTGGCAACCGATTACGAGGAATTCAAGCAGACAGTTGCCAACAAGCCCGGATTTGTTAAGGCTATGTGGTGCGGTAATGAAGAATGTGAAAACAAGATTAAAGAAGATACAACAGCAACAAGCCGTTGTATGCCATTTAATCAGGAAAAATTAAGTGATGTATGCGTATGCTGCGGCAAGCCTGCAACCAAGATGGTATACTGGGGCAAAGCATACTAA
- a CDS encoding CCA tRNA nucleotidyltransferase, with protein sequence MYIKLPEDVDYIITRLTEYGYEAYAVGGCVRDSIICRVPGDWDITTSAKPWEVKKLFRRTVDTGIEHGTVTVMMGNEGYEVTTYRIDGEYEDSRHPKNVEFTSNLGEDLKRRDFTINAMAYNYSQGIVDMFDGKGDIERKIIRCVGNPEERFTEDALRMLRAVRFSAQLGYEIAEETADAVKKLAGTISKISKERIHTELNKILLSDHPDYLMKAMELGITEIVFSALNDLPDKETAMKLLIRLPKELVYRYGAVLFELGKKRTVAVLRELKLDNNTIDNTGRLVDMHGMEITEDKPLIRHQASSCGAAMYEMVLRFEYEFYMAADDRNKAMALKKQEALFKEILENGDCLTLKELAVTGNDLIEAGIHPGKEIGNILKSMLDDVLNTPEHNTKKYLFDNHLHI encoded by the coding sequence ATGTATATTAAGTTACCGGAAGATGTTGATTACATCATTACACGATTAACTGAATATGGATATGAAGCATATGCTGTCGGGGGATGTGTCCGCGACAGCATTATTTGTCGTGTTCCGGGAGACTGGGATATAACAACCTCTGCAAAACCGTGGGAAGTCAAAAAGCTTTTCCGCAGAACAGTGGATACAGGCATAGAACACGGAACTGTTACTGTCATGATGGGTAATGAAGGATATGAAGTCACCACCTACAGAATTGACGGAGAATACGAGGACAGCAGACATCCCAAAAACGTTGAATTCACGTCTAATCTCGGAGAGGATTTAAAAAGGCGTGATTTTACCATTAATGCCATGGCATATAATTACAGTCAGGGTATAGTGGATATGTTTGACGGAAAAGGAGACATAGAGCGTAAAATAATAAGATGTGTGGGCAATCCGGAAGAGAGATTCACGGAGGATGCACTTCGTATGCTGAGAGCAGTAAGGTTTTCCGCACAGCTTGGATATGAAATAGCGGAGGAGACAGCGGACGCTGTTAAGAAATTAGCCGGAACCATAAGTAAAATCAGCAAAGAAAGAATCCATACAGAACTTAATAAAATACTCCTCTCAGACCATCCCGATTATCTTATGAAAGCTATGGAGCTTGGAATAACGGAGATTGTTTTTTCTGCCCTTAATGACCTTCCTGACAAAGAAACAGCCATGAAGCTGTTAATACGGCTGCCAAAAGAACTTGTATACCGCTACGGTGCAGTTTTATTTGAACTCGGTAAAAAGAGAACAGTTGCGGTACTGCGTGAATTGAAATTAGACAATAATACCATAGATAATACCGGCAGGCTTGTAGATATGCATGGGATGGAGATAACGGAAGATAAACCTCTTATCAGACATCAGGCATCATCCTGTGGAGCAGCTATGTACGAAATGGTATTGAGATTTGAATACGAATTTTATATGGCAGCTGATGACAGGAATAAAGCCATGGCGCTTAAGAAACAGGAAGCACTCTTTAAGGAGATTCTTGAGAATGGGGACTGCCTTACATTAAAAGAACTTGCCGTAACCGGCAATGATTTGATTGAAGCCGGAATACATCCCGGAAAAGAAATTGGGAATATTTTGAAAAGCATGCTTGATGATGTACTTAACACCCCTGAACACAATACAAAAAAATATCTTTTTGACAACCATCTTCATATTTGA